Proteins encoded together in one Armatimonadota bacterium window:
- a CDS encoding uroporphyrinogen decarboxylase family protein: MTGRERVLAAIRGAPVDRVPVALWRHFPTDDQKAETLARAHIAFQRQFGWDLLKVTPASGYYGDDWGLRAGYRPNREGVRHYTDRPVKRAADWRRLRVLDVTAGAYGRELHALGLIRGDLADDLILATVFSPLTVARTLCGDQALVRYLRESPDDLVAGLEVISEVTARFASEALAAGADGIFFATQCATTDYLTVEEYEEFGRPYDLRVLEAAAGAEVRMLHLHGTAVMFDQLADYPVDIINWHDRRTPPTLAEARRRYSGCLAGGVDEWGTLSTGTTEEIAAQVADAIAQAGGRGLLVTAGCVVPVDLPPERLLAVRRAVERPP, from the coding sequence ATGACCGGCCGGGAGCGGGTCCTCGCCGCCATCAGGGGCGCGCCGGTGGACCGGGTGCCGGTGGCCCTGTGGCGGCACTTCCCCACCGACGACCAGAAAGCGGAGACGCTCGCCCGGGCCCACATCGCCTTCCAGCGGCAGTTCGGATGGGACCTGCTGAAGGTCACCCCGGCCAGCGGCTACTACGGCGACGACTGGGGGCTGCGGGCGGGGTACCGGCCCAACCGGGAGGGAGTGCGCCACTACACCGACCGCCCCGTCAAGAGGGCGGCCGACTGGAGGCGGCTGCGGGTTCTGGATGTCACCGCCGGGGCCTACGGCCGCGAGCTGCACGCCCTCGGCCTCATCCGCGGCGACCTGGCCGACGACCTGATCCTGGCCACCGTCTTCAGCCCCCTGACGGTGGCCCGCACCCTGTGCGGGGACCAGGCCCTGGTGCGCTACCTGCGGGAGTCCCCCGACGACCTCGTGGCGGGGCTGGAGGTCATCTCCGAGGTCACGGCGCGGTTTGCGTCCGAGGCGCTGGCCGCCGGAGCCGACGGGATCTTCTTCGCCACCCAGTGCGCCACCACCGACTACCTGACGGTGGAGGAGTACGAGGAGTTCGGGCGCCCCTACGACCTGCGGGTTCTGGAGGCGGCGGCGGGAGCCGAGGTGCGGATGCTGCACCTGCACGGGACCGCGGTGATGTTCGACCAGCTGGCCGACTACCCGGTGGACATCATCAACTGGCACGACCGCCGCACCCCGCCCACCCTGGCCGAGGCCCGGCGGCGCTACTCGGGCTGCCTGGCGGGCGGCGTGGACGAGTGGGGCACGCTGTCCACCGGCACCACCGAGGAGATCGCCGCCCAGGTCGCCGACGCCATCGCCCAGGCCGGCGGCCGCGGGCTGCTGGTCACCGCCGGGTGCGTGGTCCCCGTCGACCTGCCGCCCGAAAGGCTCCTGGCCGTCCGGCGGGCTGTGGAGCGCCCCCCGTAG